The Clostridium sp. DL-VIII DNA window GTAAAAAGTGATGGGTTTGTGGTAGTAAATGCTGATGATAAGTATAGTAAAACTATAATAAATAGATTTGCAGCTGAGAAGATTTATTTTTCTAAATCTAAAGAAAACCCACTAATAAAAGAGAATATTTCAAATGGAAAAATAGCTGTATTTGTTGAAGATAATAAGATATGTGTAATCAATAATAATAGAAAGTATGAAATAATTTCAGTTGAAGAATTACCAATATCTTATGGTGGGAAATTGGAGTATAACATTGAAAATGCAATGGCAGCTTGTGCAGGTTTAGTAGGTCTAAAAGTTGATTATTGTATGATTTCAAAAGGTTTTATGGACTTTAATTTAGATGATAAATTTAATAGAGGAAGATTTAATGTGTATGACTGTTATGATAGAACAGTTATTTTAGATTATGCTCACAATATTGAAGGATATAAAGCAGTAATCTCTTCATTAAAAAAGATTAAGGGGAAAAATAACTTAATTGGAGTCATTGGAATACCTGGAGACAGAAAGAATGATATAGGATATGCAATTGGAGAAATATGTGCAAATAATTTCGACAAAATAGTGATAAAAGAAGATAAAGATAAAAGAGGCAGACGAAGTGGAGAAATTGCAGAGTTACTAAAAACAGCTATATTAAATAATAATAAAGATGCTAAGATAAAAATACGGTTGGATGAAGTTGAGGCATTAAAACATGCTATAGAAGTAAGTGAAAAAGGTGATATAATTGTAGTGTTTTATGAAAAATTAAATCCACTTTTAGAGTTTATAAGAGAAGAAAATATAAAGGATATAGAATTTGAAGATAAAAGTTATAAGCAATATAAAGGAGTATGATTGTAAAAATATATAAATACTTTATTTGTTATAAGTACTCACGCATGAACTTTAAACGATTTTTATAGAAACCTTTTTAAACAACTTAATTAGACAAGAATTTTTACCTATGATAGAATATTGTTAAAATAAGTAGAAAGGATATATGAAAATGGAGATTAAGGCTTATGCGAAAATCAATATTGCCTTAGATATTGTAGGGAAAAGAGATGATGGATATCATCTTCTAAGGATGATAATGCAGACAATAGATTTGTACGATATAATTGAAATTGAGAAAAATTCTTCAGGAATAAACATAAAATGCAATAAGCATTATGTCCCAACAGATGAAAGGAATTTAGCATATAGAGCAGCAAAACTGTTTAAAGAAACCTATTCCATTAATGATGGGGTTGATATAAATTTAACTAAAAATATACCAGTTTCAGCTGGGCTAGCGGGAGGAAGTACTGATGCAGCAGGTGTTCTAAAGCTGATGAATAAAATATTCAACATAAATGCAAGTGCTGATGAATTAAGGATGTTAGGATTAAAGCTTGGAGCTGATGTTCCATACTGTATAGAAGGTGGAACAGCATTATGTGAAGGAATTGGAGAAAAAATCACTACATTAAAGAAATTCAAAGATAAGATATTAGTTCTAATAAAACCGCCTTTTGGAGTATCAACTAAGGAAGTTTACAAAGCTTTTGATATGTCAAAGGTTATATTTCATCCTAAAATAGATAATCTAATAGAAAAAATGAAAAGTGATGATATTTACTTTGTGGCAGAGAACATGAAAAATTTATTAGAAAATGTTACTTTGAGAAAGCATAAGGTTATTATGAATATTAAGGACGAAGTTAAATTAAATGGTGCTATAGGAACTTTAATGAGTGGCAGCGGACCTACGGTTTTTGCATTTTTTGATGATATGTTAAAGGCACAAATGTGCTATGATAATATGAAGAATAAGTATAAGGATGTATTTATAACAAGAACAATTTAATATTAACTAATGTATAAAAAACCTCCAAGTGGTAATACTTTCAACTACAAGGGGGTTTGTTGTATGAAAAAAAATTCTAAGTTAAAAAAGATAATTTCTATAGGTTTGATATGTACAAGCATGGGAGTATTTGCTGGGTGTACAAGTTTAAAGGACAACTTGAATCAAAATCAAGGAGAAAATAAGCCTGAGGAAGTAAGAGTACTTGATTATAATGAAGTTAAGGATTCATTGATTAGATTTCATGTCATAGCGAATAGTGACAGCGATGAAGATCAAAATTTAAAGTTAAAAGTGAAAGATAAGGTTATAGATTATTTATACCCATATCTGAATTCTTCAAAGTCACTAGATGAGTCTAGGCAAATTATAAAAGATAGAATGGGAGAAGTTAAAAAAATTGCAGAAGAGGTAATTAAAGATAATAAATATAATTATGGAGTGCAAGTTCAGCTATCTAGAGAAAATTTTCCGGACAAGTCTTATGGAAATATAGTTTTGCCACAAGGTAATTATGAAGCTTTTAGAATAATAATAGGAAGTGGACAAGGTAAGAATTGGTGGTGTGTAATGTTTCCTCCATTATGTTTTGTTGATGAATCAAAGGCTGAGGTTGAGTATGACAAAACAGAGAATAGAATAAAAGCAAGTCAGCATGAAGAGGAGGCTCAAGGAGAGCAAGAAACCGATGAAAGTAAAGTTAGCAATAAGGACGACAAACAAAATAACGTACAAATAAAATTTAAAATATTAGAAATACTTAAGGAGATATTTGATTAGATGAGTGATACGGTAAGAGCATTAGCAATGATTTCAGGAGGGTTAGATAGTATATTAGCTGCAAAACTAATTAAAGATCAAGGGATAGAAGTAATAGGAATTTGCTTTAGATCATACTTCTTTAATGAAGAAAATGCGATAAAGATGACAAAGCAAATAGGAATAAAATTAGAGGTCATAGATTTTTCTAAAGAACATTTTGAAATGGTTAAAGATCCGAAGCATGGCTGGGGTAAAAACATGAATCCTTGCATAGATTGTCATTCTATGATGATGAGATATTGTGGAGAATTACTTGAAAAATTTAATGCTGATTTCATCATTACAGGTGAAGTTTTAAATCAGAGACCAATGTCGCAAAACAGATCAGCATTAGATATAGTAAAAAAGCAATCTGGATTTAGTGATAAAATTTTAAGACCTCTATGTGCGAAAAATTTAAAGGAAACACAGATGGAGCTTGATGGATTAGTAGATAGAGAAAAATTATTAGATATTTCAGGAAGAAATAGAAAAATGCAGATGTACTTAGCTGAAAAGTGGGGGATAAAAGATTATCCATCACCAGCAGGAGGATGTAAATTAACTGAACCTAATTATGCTATTAGATTAAAAGAAATTTTAGAGAAGAAAGAAGAGGTTACTGAAAAAGATATACATTTATTAAAATACGGAAGACATTTTGTCAGCAATAATAATGTGAAAATAATAGTTTCAAGAACAGCAGAAGAAGGTGAAAAAATAAAACAATTATTAAATAATAAAGATATAGTTTTTTTACCGTCTAGATTTAAAGGAGCAATGGTAATAATACCAGATGGAAACGCCCCTATGGAAGAGGATATAAATTTAGCATGCAGGCTAGCTGTTAGATATAGCAAAGGAAAAGATGAGGAAATAGTTGAAGTTAAGTATGGTAAGTTTGCAACAAAATTTAATGAAGCAAAGAAGGTTAATTCTATAACTCAAGAAGAACTTGAAAAATATAATATTAATTAAAACAACATATATTAAATATTTATAAAATGAATTAAAAAATGGAGGAGAATCATGAAGAAAAAAGCAATTATTACGGTTGATAGTTCTGTTTTAAATGATGAAGAGGATTTAATAGGAGTCGTAACACCAGGAGAGTTTTATAAGATAGATGATGGTTTTAAAGTTGAATATGAGGAAACACAGCTCTCAGGTATGGAAGGAACGAAAA harbors:
- the spoIIR gene encoding stage II sporulation protein R — protein: MKKNSKLKKIISIGLICTSMGVFAGCTSLKDNLNQNQGENKPEEVRVLDYNEVKDSLIRFHVIANSDSDEDQNLKLKVKDKVIDYLYPYLNSSKSLDESRQIIKDRMGEVKKIAEEVIKDNKYNYGVQVQLSRENFPDKSYGNIVLPQGNYEAFRIIIGSGQGKNWWCVMFPPLCFVDESKAEVEYDKTENRIKASQHEEEAQGEQETDESKVSNKDDKQNNVQIKFKILEILKEIFD
- a CDS encoding DUF814 domain-containing protein, whose translation is MSDTVRALAMISGGLDSILAAKLIKDQGIEVIGICFRSYFFNEENAIKMTKQIGIKLEVIDFSKEHFEMVKDPKHGWGKNMNPCIDCHSMMMRYCGELLEKFNADFIITGEVLNQRPMSQNRSALDIVKKQSGFSDKILRPLCAKNLKETQMELDGLVDREKLLDISGRNRKMQMYLAEKWGIKDYPSPAGGCKLTEPNYAIRLKEILEKKEEVTEKDIHLLKYGRHFVSNNNVKIIVSRTAEEGEKIKQLLNNKDIVFLPSRFKGAMVIIPDGNAPMEEDINLACRLAVRYSKGKDEEIVEVKYGKFATKFNEAKKVNSITQEELEKYNIN
- the ispE gene encoding 4-(cytidine 5'-diphospho)-2-C-methyl-D-erythritol kinase, whose amino-acid sequence is MEIKAYAKINIALDIVGKRDDGYHLLRMIMQTIDLYDIIEIEKNSSGINIKCNKHYVPTDERNLAYRAAKLFKETYSINDGVDINLTKNIPVSAGLAGGSTDAAGVLKLMNKIFNINASADELRMLGLKLGADVPYCIEGGTALCEGIGEKITTLKKFKDKILVLIKPPFGVSTKEVYKAFDMSKVIFHPKIDNLIEKMKSDDIYFVAENMKNLLENVTLRKHKVIMNIKDEVKLNGAIGTLMSGSGPTVFAFFDDMLKAQMCYDNMKNKYKDVFITRTI